The region AACCTGGAATGGGCCGTCCAAACAGAAGACCAGACGAGCGAGCGGGTACACGCTAGGTGGCTATTCAGCAACCTACGAGTCAAATAGGACTGGCCTGCTCTTGTTTTTTGACAGTGGACTGATCTGCTCTTACTTTTAAGCCCAGACTCTCTAAAGAAAAACCTATAAGCCCCGACTCCTTCCATGCTAGGGGAATTTTAGAACTTTCCCAAATCTGGTAGGGGAAGAAATCCAAAATCATTAATTAATGAGCACTCTTTGCAAAGGTAACTCCCACCTTCTCATGTTGCAATAAGTGGCACACTTGCACCACTTGTTGCAACATGATAGTTTTTTTttcatagatccgtttattcaaaacattttatctcttaaaccgcgcGTTAAAATCTCGAATCGTTTTCACCATTAGATTTTTtgcatcgagatcttcaaaataAGACCCCATATTGATATGAttttaatgaactttttttcacgaaaaagcAGACAAAAAAGCCGAACCAAAAAACCAAACCGGAAGCATGTTTTTTTTCCGAAAGACGAACGACTATGCCTCTCGCCGAAGCAAATtcgtgcctccacgagaagtaaaccCGTGTCTCCTGCGGAagtaaaaaaaaggaaaacacatattttttgtttttcgagaagcacaaccgtgtctctcgTAAAAGCAAATCCGTGTCTCCACGAGAAGTAAAACCATGCCTCTggtggaagaaaaaaaagaaaagatatTTTTTTCTGTTTCCGAGAGCATGACCATGGCTCTTGCGAAAAAAACaccttttttttcattttcgagGGGCACGGCCCGGAAGGCAaatccatgcctctcgcggaaggagaaaagaaaaagaaaacacatttttcATTTCGAAGACGCACCTCTCGCGGAAACAAATTCGTGCCTCTCGCGCAAGTAAAAAAAGAACGCGTTTTTCCGTTTCGGAGTGGTACGGCTGTGCCTCTCctggaagaaaaaaaatagaacacGTGTTTTCACATAAATTTCTCCGTTTTCGTATTTTTTATCGAAAAGCTAAAAAAGACCAGTGAaaatcgaaaagccaaaaaaccgaAAAAAAATTATATAGAAAACCAAAAACACGTgaggaaaataataataaaattttaTGAAGGAAGCGTTCAGAGCACGACACGTGATGGCAGTCCAGCTCAGGTGACCCTTGCGGGGTTCCCGAAGGAGTATTTCTACGTTAGTTGCTCCCGAAGATTTTCATCGACCTGGGCAGAATAGGACTGGTCTGCTCTTACATTTAAGCCCAGACTCTTAAAGAAAAACTATGTATAAGCCCAGACTTCCTATGCACTAGCAGGAACGTCGATTGGCCCACTGGGAGCGGACACTTCGGGAACTCTCTCCCGCCATCGCCAACCTCTGAACACGCTCGAAACCTCTCGACCGCCCCTTGTCTGACGAACCTTCTCGCTCGCTCGCCACCTCTCCACCTTCCACCGCTTCCCACCTCTCCCAGCCCTTATAAATGGAAGACACCTTCGCCGTCCGTCGTCACCAAGTTAGCCGCTCGCATTGTCACGTTCCACAAGGCAACAGATCACGACCCACGAGATCGAAGAATACACGCCGACACAGAGCGCTTGCGCACACGCGATCAGCGTAGCATCCCAGGGAAGTGCGTCCTCGAGTTCGGTAGCAATGTCGACTCGATGCTTCTTGGCCCTTTGCTGCATTGCCGTGGCGGCAAtgtcgctcgccgtggcgccggcgGACGGCGCGATCCTCCCATGGTTCGGGAGCGGCGGCGGCAGTCGCGGCGCGCGCGATGACGCGGTGGCATCGCCGATCCAGGACGTGGCCCTGCTCGCCGACCCGTTCCGGATCCTGGAGCACGTCCCCTTCGGCTTCGACCGCGACGACGTGGCCATGGTGTCCATGGCCCGCGTGGACTGGCGCGAGACCTCCGACTCCCACGAGATCGTCGTCGACGTGCCAGGGATGAGGAAGGAGGACCTGAAGGTGGAGATCGAGGAGAACCGGGTGCTGCGGatcagcggcgagcggcggcgggagGTGGAAGAACGGAAGGGGGACCACTGGCACCGCGAGGAGCGCTCCTACGGCAGGTTCTGGCGCCAGATGCGCCTCCCCGACAACGCGGACCTCGATTCCATCGCGGCGAGCCTTGAcgccggtgtcctcaccgtgcgctTCCGGAAGCTGGCGCCCGAACAGATCAAGGGCCCGCGCGTAGTTGGCATCGCCGGGGGCGACGACGGCGCCGCTGCCAAGAAGACCATCGGCGACGCCGGTGCCGGTGGAGGTGAAGAGCGCCAGGCCAAGAAAGTTGAGCTCTGAAATTCTGAACTTTGCACTCAGTACGCTTGTCAGTTCCTCTTCTCAGTACAGTGTGTAGAAAAATGTGATGTACTGCTATTTTGAACGTAAGCGACACTGAGTAGTCGATTCACTCTCGCATGTAAGAGAAGTTCACTGAGGAAATAAAAAACCACCGATCACTTTGTTTTGCCCGTGTTGAGAACATTCACACTTTATTGATTGATTTTTCTCTCATCAATACATGTTCAGAGACTGAATCTACTGAGACGTACTCCCTTtatatcaaaatataagactttCTTTGGCACTATGGCAGTGTCAAaagaacgtcttatattttgatacggagggagCATGAATCATCCAGATCTCTACATAGACATTGTCTGGATAGAGTGGCAGACTAATAGTGAGGTTTGTTTCCGCAAGCACAAATTTATTTCTTCACCAACAAGAACATAAacaggaaagaaggtggttcatcctAGATGACATCTTGGAATATGACCTTTGCGATGTGGCCATCAACTGTTCCAGGTGAGCAATGAGCCGAGTAGTAGAAGCTTTTCACAACGTGGAGAAAAGTCTGCCTGGTTTCTTAGTTGATGCCATGGCCACCCTGATGAACACGCCAAAATAGCTCTTGCATCTCCAAATCCACTTGCCGGTCCAAGTCCACTGTACCCACACTTCCTCCATTCTGTTCTCAGCATTGAACATTTCTTTGGTTATAGTTTGACAGGTCCCACACAAGTTCTGTTCTCAGCTGCGTTTGGGGGgacgccggggcaggaggccctgtctcCTCCCTCTACGCCGATGGTCAGGAGGACCACCTCGCCGATGGCTACGCCGTCTGAGCTGGCGGCTGTGGCGGGAGGAGGGCGTGGGCAGGAGGCCCCTGTCATCCACTCTTCCCCACTACCTGGTGTGGGGCACCCGTCTAAGGAGATCGAGAGCCCGCGGACGCCTTCTCTGGTAACTTTGGCACCACCTTTCAGGGTTTCGGTGCCAGGTTATACTAGGGAGGAGGTTATCGCGTTTGGTGGGATCCCAGACCCTATCTCCgaggggagacggatgagtgctcgcatCCTCGACATACCTGAGGTGGACgatatgcagcagcggtgcgctatgagggcggccaagcttcaggaGGCTGCTTTATTTTCTGGTATGTCCGTCAACTTATCTAATTCcctattgcatttttctaatgaggacattataaataatgcaaaccaattaggagtttcactaggtgctACGGATAGTGAGACTACCAATTTGGTGAATGATATTTTAGATTTGGAGGCGGAACATGCTTTAGAGACTATTCGCAATCTTGCAGCAGTTAAACCAATGAATGATGATGAGATCGATGCGTTAGGGGTTAGAGTGCTTGATAGTCTGTGTGCGGATCTAGCACCCCCCAATCATGACGCTGAGGAAGATGATGTACCCCTAGAGAATGATGCTAGTAATATTTGTGAACCCAGTCATGAGGACCGGGTGACTGAACTTAGTAAACCTAAGCGTAAGTGGAAACGGAAGATCTATCCCGATTCcgcagttcgtaggagtgctaggattcgaaccaccaaaaaattccatgatgaactatgagaggaattttttggaatagcagaggtctgaaggacttggctaaaagaagattccTGGCTGAGACAGCTTTAGAGCAGAAGCTAGATTTTGTTGCTCTATCAGAGACGGGTAGAGATAACTTTGCACCGCAGTTTCTCTCCTCTCTGGTCGGTGGtattgatttcgattggcattgcctctctccgcgaggaagatcgggtggtatcttactaggtgtgagatgcgattcgcttCAAGTCTGTAGTGTAGTGATGGGCGACTT is a window of Triticum dicoccoides isolate Atlit2015 ecotype Zavitan chromosome 2B, WEW_v2.0, whole genome shotgun sequence DNA encoding:
- the LOC119367874 gene encoding 23.2 kDa heat shock protein-like, whose protein sequence is MSTRCFLALCCIAVAAMSLAVAPADGAILPWFGSGGGSRGARDDAVASPIQDVALLADPFRILEHVPFGFDRDDVAMVSMARVDWRETSDSHEIVVDVPGMRKEDLKVEIEENRVLRISGERRREVEERKGDHWHREERSYGRFWRQMRLPDNADLDSIAASLDAGVLTVRFRKLAPEQIKGPRVVGIAGGDDGAAAKKTIGDAGAGGGEERQAKKVEL